A single window of Microbispora hainanensis DNA harbors:
- a CDS encoding FxLYD domain-containing protein, giving the protein MTVALALAALAMASCAREDKQEGPQPLALKEQVSSIVRSGAGYAVTWAGVLSNPNRWHFGENAVAVITAVDAAGKEVVHLEQPLDAVPPGRPLAFSGQAPSSAQPVRVKIDYRPASWRSIPRAPSAFLKFPISDVRTDKLTNGSYLVTGYVVNPFRKPAAALAVTALLRDAAGKLVGGATSYVDDVRPGGKRRFVITVDGVRGTAGATDVQATTWGSTAKTYEDLAQAGAVSLHTIPPTTEPFDKDRGYPPPNDRRQ; this is encoded by the coding sequence ATGACCGTCGCACTCGCCCTCGCCGCGCTGGCGATGGCGTCGTGCGCGAGGGAAGACAAGCAGGAGGGCCCCCAGCCACTGGCCCTCAAGGAGCAGGTGTCCTCGATCGTACGCTCGGGGGCCGGATATGCGGTGACCTGGGCGGGGGTGCTGAGCAACCCCAACCGCTGGCACTTCGGGGAGAACGCCGTCGCCGTGATCACGGCCGTGGACGCCGCCGGCAAGGAGGTCGTCCACCTGGAGCAGCCGCTGGACGCCGTGCCGCCCGGCCGCCCGCTGGCCTTCAGCGGTCAGGCCCCGAGCTCCGCCCAGCCGGTCCGCGTGAAGATCGACTATCGCCCCGCCTCGTGGCGGTCCATCCCGCGCGCCCCGTCGGCGTTCCTCAAGTTCCCGATCTCGGACGTCCGCACCGACAAGCTGACGAACGGGTCCTATCTCGTCACCGGCTACGTGGTGAACCCGTTCCGCAAGCCCGCCGCCGCCCTCGCCGTCACGGCCCTGCTGCGTGACGCGGCGGGCAAGCTCGTCGGCGGGGCCACGTCCTACGTGGACGACGTGCGGCCGGGGGGCAAGCGCAGGTTCGTCATCACCGTGGATGGCGTGCGCGGAACGGCCGGCGCGACCGACGTGCAGGCCACGACCTGGGGCTCGACCGCCAAGACATACGAGGACCTGGCGCAGGCGGGAGCCGTCTCGCTGCACACGATCCCGCCGACGACGGAGCCGTTCGACAAGGACCGTGGATATCCGCCGCCCAACGACCGGCGCCAGTGA
- a CDS encoding helix-turn-helix transcriptional regulator, with protein METGTYRREEDTVDLGELGSFLRSRRDRLRPEAVGLPGGSRRRVPGLRRDEVAELASLSADYYTELEQGRGQTPSEPVLCALARALRLDPDETAHLFHLTGHPAPFGAEPVQMQAALQQLMMRLDDTPAMVITDIHEVVVQNHAAQVLVGPQAGPTGIRASFLYHWFTDPATRDLYPADDHDYHSRLLVSDLRAAVARRGPADAVSRALVGHLLDVSEEFAGLWRAHEVKVRHEEYKRVVNPVLGTLKVTCNSIVTADAAQRLLWFVPDDAGVVPRLHELDPADVWRDTPGPAFGLVRGRD; from the coding sequence ATGGAGACGGGGACATACCGGAGGGAGGAGGACACGGTGGATCTCGGGGAGCTGGGGTCGTTCCTGAGGTCGCGCAGAGACCGGCTTCGTCCGGAGGCCGTCGGCCTGCCGGGCGGCAGCCGGCGACGGGTGCCCGGCCTGCGCAGGGACGAGGTGGCAGAGCTGGCGAGCCTGTCCGCCGACTACTACACCGAGCTGGAGCAGGGGCGCGGCCAGACCCCGTCCGAGCCGGTCCTGTGCGCCCTGGCCCGCGCGCTGCGCCTGGACCCGGACGAGACCGCCCACCTGTTCCACCTGACGGGCCATCCGGCGCCGTTCGGGGCGGAGCCCGTGCAGATGCAGGCGGCGCTACAGCAGCTCATGATGCGGCTCGACGACACCCCCGCCATGGTGATCACCGACATCCACGAGGTGGTAGTGCAGAACCACGCCGCGCAGGTCCTCGTCGGCCCGCAGGCGGGGCCGACCGGGATCAGGGCCAGCTTCCTCTATCACTGGTTCACCGACCCGGCCACCCGCGACCTCTATCCCGCGGACGACCACGACTACCACTCCCGGCTGCTCGTCTCCGATCTGCGCGCCGCGGTCGCGCGTCGTGGCCCGGCGGACGCCGTCAGCCGCGCGCTGGTCGGCCACCTGCTGGACGTCAGCGAGGAGTTCGCCGGGCTGTGGCGGGCGCACGAGGTCAAGGTGCGCCACGAGGAGTACAAGCGCGTGGTGAATCCGGTGCTCGGGACCCTCAAGGTGACGTGCAACAGCATCGTCACCGCCGACGCCGCCCAGCGGCTGCTCTGGTTCGTCCCCGACGACGCCGGTGTCGTGCCGAGGCTGCACGAGCTCGACCCCGCCGACGTCTGGCGCGACACGCCCGGGCCGGCGTTCGGGCTGGTCAGAGGCCGGGATTGA
- a CDS encoding alcohol dehydrogenase catalytic domain-containing protein yields the protein MRAALATGAGAPLSLVEREIPEPGPGEVLIRVTACGLCFTDLNLLRGHYPFARFPVVPGHEITGTVAALGSGVTGLSVGDAVGAQFLYDSCGHCDYCVSGDQILCPAKRITGITNDGGYAEYGLFKSGYVTPLPAGLDPVAAAPLMCAGLTAFNGLRRAGATANSRVAVIGAGGIGALAVRYAVAMGARVAVIGRSAEGEAAAKELGAETYVASRDTDPAAALKAWGGGADVILNAAPSNEAASAVLTGLAPDGTLVLCGYDNTPLTLSAQPMVLNRLHVMASPSGSPHDLRDTLAFSARHGILPAVTPIGLDGAPEALDAMGSGSGGGRRVITFA from the coding sequence ATGCGTGCAGCACTCGCCACCGGGGCCGGCGCCCCGTTGTCCCTGGTCGAACGTGAGATCCCGGAGCCGGGCCCGGGCGAGGTCCTGATCAGGGTCACCGCCTGCGGCCTGTGTTTCACCGACCTCAACCTGCTTCGCGGGCACTACCCGTTCGCCCGCTTCCCGGTCGTTCCCGGCCACGAGATCACCGGCACGGTCGCGGCGCTCGGCAGCGGCGTCACCGGACTGTCCGTGGGCGACGCGGTCGGGGCCCAGTTCCTGTACGACTCCTGTGGTCACTGTGACTACTGCGTGTCCGGCGACCAGATCCTCTGCCCGGCCAAGCGCATCACCGGCATCACGAACGACGGCGGCTACGCCGAATACGGCCTGTTCAAGAGCGGATATGTGACCCCGCTCCCGGCCGGGCTCGACCCGGTGGCCGCGGCGCCGCTGATGTGCGCGGGCCTCACCGCGTTCAACGGCCTGCGCCGGGCCGGTGCCACGGCGAACTCCCGGGTGGCGGTCATCGGCGCCGGCGGCATCGGCGCCCTCGCCGTCCGGTACGCCGTCGCGATGGGCGCCCGGGTCGCCGTGATCGGCCGCTCGGCCGAGGGCGAGGCGGCCGCCAAGGAGCTCGGCGCGGAGACGTACGTGGCGAGCCGCGACACCGACCCCGCCGCCGCACTCAAGGCGTGGGGCGGCGGCGCGGACGTCATCCTGAACGCCGCCCCCTCCAACGAGGCCGCCTCCGCCGTCCTCACCGGGCTCGCCCCGGACGGCACGCTGGTGCTCTGCGGCTACGACAACACGCCGCTCACCCTCAGCGCCCAGCCGATGGTGCTCAACCGGCTGCACGTCATGGCGTCCCCGTCCGGATCGCCCCACGATCTGCGCGACACGCTGGCCTTCTCCGCCCGGCACGGCATCCTGCCCGCGGTCACGCCGATCGGCCTCGACGGAGCCCCGGAGGCTCTCGACGCCATGGGCAGCGGGTCCGGCGGCGGCCGCCGCGTCATCACGTTCGCCTGA
- a CDS encoding SDR family NAD(P)-dependent oxidoreductase, whose translation MSKTILITGASSGFGALSARALARAGHTVYAAMRATTGRNAPRVAEAAEFAKEHGVDLRTVELDVLSQESVDAAVATVLAEAGAIDVVVHNAGHMVLGPTEAFTPEELAAVYDTNVLGSQRLNRAVLPHMRERGHGLLLWIGSSSTRGGTPPYLAPYFAAKAAADALAVSYAAELARFGIETTIVVPGAFTSGTNHFANAGHPAEQAVIAAYDERYGALMEQVGERLAALQPPGADASLVADAVVQVVDTPHGTRPFRVHVDPVDDGSAEVSEVADRVRARFLTRIGLADLLHPV comes from the coding sequence ATGAGCAAGACCATTCTGATCACCGGTGCGAGCTCCGGCTTCGGCGCGCTGTCCGCGCGCGCCCTGGCCCGCGCCGGGCACACCGTGTACGCCGCCATGCGCGCCACCACCGGGCGCAACGCCCCTCGCGTCGCCGAGGCGGCCGAATTCGCCAAGGAGCACGGCGTCGACCTCCGTACGGTCGAGCTGGACGTGCTCTCGCAGGAGTCGGTGGACGCCGCGGTCGCGACCGTCCTGGCCGAGGCGGGCGCCATCGACGTGGTCGTCCACAACGCCGGCCACATGGTGCTCGGCCCCACCGAGGCGTTCACCCCCGAGGAGCTCGCCGCCGTCTACGACACGAACGTGCTGGGCAGCCAGCGGCTCAACCGGGCGGTCCTGCCGCACATGCGCGAGCGGGGGCACGGCCTGCTGCTGTGGATCGGCTCCAGCTCCACCAGGGGCGGCACCCCGCCCTACCTCGCGCCGTACTTCGCCGCCAAGGCCGCGGCCGACGCCTTGGCGGTGTCGTACGCGGCCGAGCTGGCCCGCTTCGGCATCGAGACCACGATCGTCGTCCCCGGCGCGTTCACCTCGGGCACCAACCACTTCGCCAACGCCGGACACCCGGCCGAGCAGGCGGTGATCGCGGCCTACGACGAGCGGTACGGCGCGCTCATGGAGCAGGTGGGCGAGCGGCTGGCCGCGCTGCAGCCGCCCGGCGCCGACGCCTCACTGGTCGCCGACGCCGTCGTCCAGGTCGTGGACACCCCGCACGGCACGCGGCCCTTCCGGGTGCACGTGGATCCGGTGGACGACGGGTCGGCCGAGGTGAGCGAGGTCGCCGACCGCGTCCGCGCCCGTTTCCTCACCCGCATCGGGCTGGCGGACCTGCTGCACCCTGTCTGA
- a CDS encoding ABC-F family ATP-binding cassette domain-containing protein has translation MGHVEVGHLTHVLPDGRTLLNDVSFRVGEGVKAALVGPNGAGKTTLLRMIAGDLQPVEGTVAHSGGLGVMRQFVGNIRDGRTVQDLLLSVAPQRVRTAAERLDAAELAMMERDDEKTQMRYAQAITDYTDAGGYDIEVLWDACTMAALGTPYDRVKYREVATLSGGEQKRLVLEALLRGPDQVLLLDEPDNYLDVPGKVWLETALRETPKTVLLVSHDRQLLANAADRIVTVESGNVWIHGGGFATYAEARRERNERLDELRRRWDEEHAKLKRLVVMLKQKATYNDGMAPAYHAAQTRLRRFEEAGPPELAPKDQVISMRLRGGRTGKRAVICESLELTGLMKPFDLEVWYGERVAVLGSNGSGKSHFLRLLAGEDVRHTGTVRLGARVVPGHFAQTHARPELLGRTPCEIVMTEHARLKNEAMKALARYELAGRVAEQRFETLSGGQQARLQILLLELSGATLLLLDEPTDNLDLASAEALQQGLDAFEGTVLAVTHDRWFAADFDRYMVFGSDGRVYESPEPVWDETRVVRPR, from the coding sequence GTGGGACACGTCGAGGTCGGGCATCTGACACATGTGCTGCCAGACGGCAGGACGCTCCTGAACGACGTGTCGTTCCGTGTGGGGGAGGGCGTCAAGGCGGCCCTGGTCGGGCCGAACGGCGCGGGCAAGACGACCCTGCTGCGGATGATCGCGGGCGATCTCCAGCCGGTCGAGGGCACGGTGGCCCATTCGGGCGGGCTCGGCGTGATGCGGCAGTTCGTCGGCAACATCCGGGACGGCCGCACGGTGCAGGACCTGCTGCTCAGCGTCGCGCCGCAACGGGTCAGGACGGCGGCCGAACGGCTCGACGCCGCCGAGCTGGCGATGATGGAGCGGGACGACGAGAAGACCCAGATGCGGTACGCCCAGGCGATCACCGACTACACCGACGCCGGGGGCTACGACATCGAGGTGCTCTGGGACGCCTGCACGATGGCCGCCCTCGGCACGCCGTACGACAGGGTGAAGTATCGCGAGGTCGCCACGCTGTCGGGCGGTGAGCAGAAGAGGCTGGTGCTGGAGGCCCTGCTGCGCGGGCCCGACCAGGTGCTGCTGCTCGACGAGCCCGACAACTACCTCGACGTGCCGGGCAAGGTGTGGCTGGAGACGGCGCTGCGCGAGACGCCCAAGACCGTGCTGCTGGTCTCCCACGACCGGCAGCTGCTCGCCAACGCCGCCGACCGGATCGTCACGGTCGAGTCCGGCAACGTCTGGATCCACGGCGGCGGCTTCGCGACGTACGCCGAGGCGCGGCGGGAGCGCAACGAGCGGCTCGACGAGCTGCGCAGGCGCTGGGACGAGGAGCACGCCAAGCTCAAGCGCCTGGTGGTCATGCTCAAGCAGAAGGCCACATACAACGACGGCATGGCCCCGGCCTACCACGCCGCGCAGACCCGGCTGCGCCGGTTCGAGGAGGCGGGGCCGCCGGAGCTCGCGCCGAAGGACCAGGTCATCAGCATGCGGCTGCGCGGCGGCCGTACGGGCAAACGAGCCGTGATCTGCGAGAGCCTGGAGCTGACCGGGCTGATGAAGCCCTTCGATCTGGAGGTCTGGTACGGCGAGCGGGTCGCCGTGCTGGGCTCGAACGGCTCGGGCAAGTCGCACTTCCTGCGGCTGCTGGCCGGGGAGGACGTGCGCCACACCGGCACGGTCAGGCTCGGCGCGCGGGTCGTCCCCGGGCACTTCGCCCAGACCCACGCCCGGCCCGAGCTGCTCGGCCGTACGCCCTGCGAGATCGTCATGACCGAGCACGCCCGGCTGAAGAACGAGGCGATGAAGGCCCTGGCCCGCTACGAGCTCGCCGGGCGGGTCGCCGAGCAGCGGTTCGAGACGCTGTCGGGCGGTCAGCAGGCCCGCCTGCAGATCCTGCTGCTCGAACTGTCGGGCGCGACGCTGCTGCTGCTCGACGAGCCGACCGACAACCTCGACCTCGCCAGCGCCGAGGCCCTGCAACAGGGCCTGGACGCTTTCGAGGGCACGGTGCTGGCGGTGACGCACGACCGCTGGTTCGCGGCCGATTTCGACCGCTATATGGTCTTCGGCTCCGACGGGCGGGTGTACGAGTCGCCCGAGCCGGTCTGGGACGAGACGCGCGTGGTCCGCCCCCGATAG
- a CDS encoding phenazine antibiotic biosynthesis protein, translating to MSTNPILDCPLDQVPEGPEFIEAAMRWHFSPETGSPYWLERAKTLGFDPREDVRTFEDLRRFPNVANELRGVRVEDLIPRGYGPDADVIGVYESGGTTGPPKRVVLLRDWMERLMHHTEKDLQVKGYPESGHWLALVPTGPHVFGELVRWQAARRGGVPFTVDMDPRWVKRCIAEGRADEAERYAEHLVDQCAHILETQDVRVLVTTPPLLTRLARRNALIDLINAKIDVIGWGGAHMDPDTHYLLRTEVFPDVKLYGTYGSTMILGGLGERIVPPEQDIVIFDAFSPYITFSVIDQESGAPVRYGDRGQVVMHHVSKSFLLPNNLERDLATRVAAPPGQLGDSVADVGPLPTFENEQVIEGVY from the coding sequence ATGTCAACGAATCCGATCCTCGACTGCCCGCTCGACCAGGTGCCGGAGGGCCCGGAGTTCATCGAGGCCGCCATGCGATGGCACTTCAGCCCCGAGACCGGCTCGCCGTACTGGCTGGAACGGGCGAAGACGCTCGGCTTCGACCCGCGCGAGGACGTGCGCACCTTCGAGGACCTGCGCCGCTTTCCCAACGTGGCCAACGAGCTGCGCGGCGTCCGGGTGGAGGACCTGATCCCCCGGGGGTACGGCCCGGACGCGGACGTCATCGGCGTGTACGAGAGCGGCGGCACGACCGGGCCGCCCAAGCGCGTGGTGCTGCTGCGCGACTGGATGGAACGGCTGATGCACCACACCGAGAAGGATCTGCAGGTGAAGGGTTATCCCGAGAGCGGCCACTGGCTGGCGCTCGTGCCGACCGGGCCGCACGTCTTCGGCGAGCTGGTCCGCTGGCAGGCCGCGCGGCGGGGCGGCGTCCCCTTCACCGTCGACATGGACCCCCGATGGGTCAAGAGATGCATCGCCGAGGGCCGCGCCGACGAGGCCGAGCGCTACGCCGAGCACCTGGTCGACCAGTGCGCCCACATCCTGGAGACCCAGGACGTGCGGGTCCTGGTGACCACGCCGCCGCTGCTGACCCGGCTGGCCCGCAGGAACGCGCTCATCGACCTGATCAACGCGAAGATCGACGTGATCGGCTGGGGTGGCGCGCACATGGATCCCGACACCCACTATCTGCTCCGCACGGAGGTCTTCCCGGACGTCAAGCTGTACGGCACGTACGGCAGCACGATGATCCTCGGCGGGCTGGGCGAGCGCATCGTGCCGCCGGAGCAGGACATCGTCATCTTCGACGCCTTCTCCCCCTACATCACGTTTTCCGTGATCGATCAGGAGAGCGGCGCGCCCGTCCGATACGGCGACCGCGGCCAGGTGGTGATGCACCACGTCAGCAAGAGCTTCCTGCTGCCCAACAACCTCGAACGCGACCTGGCCACCCGCGTGGCGGCGCCGCCGGGGCAGCTGGGCGACTCCGTCGCCGACGTCGGCCCGCTCCCCACCTTCGAGAACGAGCAGGTCATCGAGGGGGTGTACTGA
- a CDS encoding aldehyde dehydrogenase family protein → MDELIRLDALGAGGAYHSRSRLTITELTGTPVAELSLVPRLFVQRTMAALREARTLPAHDRAAALARAGRLFATGVVDGIPAERYQHIVSRVSGMPITVVRSATEGIGRRAAEAYRTTRYARPQGAVDDWRDPLTRNGHAVWTRRGDVFAVHAAGNHPGVHTLWLEALALGYRVAVRPSRREPFTPHRLITALRESGFGDDQVVLLPTDYAVADDVIRDADLAMVYGGEEVVNKYGNDVRVLPQGPGRSKILLTGRDWESHLGTIVESISAFGGTACVNATAVFVEGDPAPVAEAVAERLAAIPSLPPEDDGAVLPVQPVADAHAIEKYLLDHVNGATPVLGGDGVVDDLGDGSAALRPAVFRVNRPDAPQTGIELAFPCVWFAPWSRADGVEPLRNTLVLTAITDDEGLVDRLVEDPSIRNVYLGDTPTYLMPPWVPHDAYLGEFLMRTKGVIRT, encoded by the coding sequence ATGGACGAGCTGATCCGGCTCGACGCGCTTGGAGCGGGCGGGGCCTATCACAGCCGCAGCCGGTTGACGATCACCGAGCTGACCGGGACGCCGGTCGCCGAGCTGAGCCTGGTGCCGCGGCTGTTCGTGCAGCGGACGATGGCGGCCCTGCGCGAGGCGCGCACCCTGCCTGCCCACGATCGGGCGGCGGCCCTCGCCCGCGCGGGACGGCTCTTCGCGACCGGCGTGGTGGACGGCATCCCGGCGGAGAGATACCAGCACATCGTCAGCCGCGTCTCCGGGATGCCGATCACCGTGGTCCGTTCGGCGACCGAGGGCATCGGGCGGCGCGCCGCCGAGGCGTACCGCACCACCCGGTACGCCCGTCCGCAGGGCGCGGTGGACGACTGGCGCGACCCGCTCACCCGCAACGGCCACGCGGTCTGGACCCGGCGCGGCGACGTCTTCGCCGTACACGCCGCGGGCAACCACCCGGGCGTGCACACGCTGTGGCTGGAGGCCCTGGCGCTGGGCTACCGGGTCGCGGTGCGGCCGTCGCGGCGCGAGCCGTTCACCCCGCACCGCCTGATCACGGCGCTGCGCGAGTCGGGGTTCGGCGACGACCAGGTGGTGCTCCTGCCGACCGACTACGCGGTGGCCGACGACGTCATCCGCGACGCCGACCTCGCCATGGTGTACGGCGGCGAGGAGGTCGTGAACAAGTACGGCAACGACGTCAGGGTGCTGCCTCAGGGCCCGGGACGGTCCAAGATCCTGCTCACCGGACGCGACTGGGAGTCCCATCTGGGGACGATCGTGGAGTCGATCAGCGCCTTCGGCGGGACGGCCTGCGTGAACGCGACCGCCGTCTTCGTGGAGGGCGATCCCGCACCGGTGGCCGAGGCCGTCGCGGAACGGCTCGCGGCGATCCCGAGCCTGCCGCCGGAGGACGACGGCGCGGTGCTGCCCGTCCAGCCGGTCGCGGACGCGCACGCGATCGAGAAATACCTGCTCGACCACGTGAACGGCGCGACGCCCGTGCTCGGCGGCGACGGCGTGGTGGACGACCTGGGCGACGGCAGCGCGGCGCTGCGGCCGGCCGTCTTCCGGGTGAACCGGCCAGATGCGCCCCAGACGGGCATCGAGCTGGCGTTCCCCTGCGTGTGGTTCGCGCCCTGGAGCCGGGCGGACGGCGTCGAGCCGCTCAGGAACACGCTCGTGCTGACCGCGATCACGGATGACGAGGGGCTGGTCGACCGGTTGGTGGAGGATCCGTCGATCAGGAACGTCTACCTGGGGGACACCCCCACCTATCTGATGCCGCCGTGGGTGCCGCACGACGCCTACCTCGGCGAGTTCCTCATGCGCACAAAAGGTGTCATCCGCACTTAG
- a CDS encoding alpha/beta hydrolase family protein, with protein sequence MHRTRRWRRRLLWTLAVVVVLAVVAVGGAGWYYSGLVIDPVHTSGYPLEVTAVDGDQVTIKGGSDTAAPGTYGLTWADGNALLGQVVTSGAGTVTRKVAEVVRGELRPGVRAYFDRWLWGHGTPAAAGVPYTDVKIPSPLGDFPGWRTEGTSTTWVIAVHGRNGGPAEALRVLPVFHSLGMPVLGITYRNDENAPASEDGKLHLGATEWQDVAAAITYARKQGATGIVLYGWSMGGGIVPMTVRNLPGEPIKAMILDSPVIDWRAPIALGAEQMGVPGFLVSVGEWVIERRTGVSFDDIDHLRHAREFTIPTLVFVDDDDATVPTGPALRFAEARSDIVRLVRTSGGGHTGSWNADPGRYEREVKEFVSSL encoded by the coding sequence ATGCACAGGACGAGACGGTGGCGGCGCCGCCTGCTGTGGACGCTCGCCGTCGTCGTGGTGCTCGCCGTCGTCGCCGTCGGCGGCGCGGGCTGGTACTACTCCGGCCTGGTCATCGACCCCGTCCACACCTCCGGCTATCCCCTGGAGGTGACGGCCGTCGACGGCGACCAGGTCACCATCAAGGGCGGCTCCGACACGGCCGCCCCCGGCACATACGGCCTGACCTGGGCGGACGGCAACGCGCTGCTGGGCCAGGTGGTCACGAGCGGGGCCGGCACGGTGACCAGGAAGGTCGCCGAGGTCGTGCGCGGCGAGCTGCGTCCCGGCGTGCGGGCCTACTTCGACCGCTGGCTGTGGGGCCACGGGACCCCGGCCGCCGCCGGCGTGCCGTACACGGACGTGAAGATCCCCTCGCCGCTCGGCGACTTCCCCGGCTGGCGGACCGAGGGCACCTCCACGACCTGGGTGATCGCCGTACACGGCCGCAACGGCGGCCCGGCGGAGGCTCTGCGCGTGCTGCCGGTCTTCCACAGCCTGGGGATGCCGGTGCTGGGCATCACCTACCGCAACGACGAGAACGCCCCGGCGAGCGAGGACGGCAAGCTCCACCTTGGCGCCACCGAATGGCAGGACGTCGCGGCGGCCATCACGTACGCCAGGAAGCAGGGCGCGACCGGCATCGTCCTGTACGGCTGGTCGATGGGCGGGGGCATCGTGCCGATGACCGTGCGCAACCTGCCCGGCGAGCCGATCAAGGCCATGATCCTCGACAGCCCGGTCATCGACTGGCGGGCGCCGATCGCCCTCGGGGCCGAGCAGATGGGCGTGCCCGGCTTCCTCGTATCGGTGGGCGAATGGGTCATCGAACGACGCACCGGCGTGTCCTTCGACGACATCGACCACCTGCGGCACGCCCGCGAGTTCACGATCCCCACGCTGGTCTTCGTGGACGACGACGACGCGACCGTGCCGACCGGTCCGGCGCTGCGGTTCGCCGAGGCCCGCTCCGACATCGTCAGGCTCGTACGGACCAGCGGAGGCGGGCACACCGGCTCCTGGAACGCGGACCCCGGGCGTTACGAGCGTGAGGTCAAGGAGTTCGTCTCGTCCCTGTGA